The sequence below is a genomic window from Streptococcus pantholopis.
GAGTTTAGTCATAGATTTATTTTAACAAAAAAACAGCAATAATGCTTTTGAACTGTTTATGCGAAGTCTCTTGTTTATCAGATAAAAGGGGACAGGGAATCCGATTATATGATAAAATAAAAGCAGAAAAGAGGTTTACAGATGATTAGAGCAGTGATTTTTGATATGGACGGTGTTTTATTTGACACTGAAAGTTTTTACTTTAAGCGCCGAAAGAAATTTTTGTCTGAAAAAGGTATCTCTATTGATCACTTAGAAGCCAGAGACTTTGTCGGCGGCCGGCTGGATCAGATTTGGGGCAGGATATTGGGTGATTTGTCTTCTGACTATGATACAAAAGATCTGGAAAGACAGTATATTTTGTATAAAGAGGAACACAGAGCTCCCTATGAGCAGCTGATTTTTCCCGATACCAAACAGGTGATTGAAAAGCTGAAGCAATCAGGTATCCGTTTAGCCTTAGCATCAAATTCTGAATATGGTGATATATTTTTTGCACTGGACAGTGTAGGGCTAAAAAACAGTTTTGACCCAGTCCTTTCAGGCAGCGATTTTACAGAAAGCAAACCAAATCCAGCTATCTACAATAAAGCTTGTGACTTGCTGGGTTTTGATAAGAAAGAAATTGTTGTAGTGGAGGACAGTTTAAAGGGGATAGCTGCCGGAAAAGCTGCCGGATTGCGTGTGTTTGCGATCCGCGATCATTTATTTGACCTTGATCAGTCACAAGCTGATTTTCTTGTTGATGGCCTGAGCCAAGTACAGAAACATATTGCAGAAGAAAATGAAGGAGGCTGAGACCAAAATCGGCCTAGCCTGAGCGGTTGATTTTCCTTGCCTCTCTGGCCGCAGGTCTAAAAACTCGGAACTGCTTGTCTGGCAAAGAAAAAAATATAAGGGCTTGGGGTATTTTTGCTTAAAATGCGCGCTGCAGATCTGTGAAGTGACTGTAGTTTTGTCAAGATTAATCCTGCTGTTTTTGCCTTTTTTGATGGACCGTTAAGCAGATCAATAGTTAAAAATGAAGTCTCAGATCAATCTTGCAGTCCTTACTTTTTTGCTTTAGAATAATGTTATGGATATCAAAGGAGAAATAAAAAAACTGGCTGCCGATATCGGCATTTCAAAAATCGGCTTTGCAAAAGCGGATAATTTCGCTTATCTAGAAAAGTCTCTGCGACTGGCTGTTGAAGAGAAGCGAAATTCAGGCTTTGAACATAAAGTAATCGAAGACCGTCTTGATCCCAAACGTTCACTTGCTTCTGCCAAGACGATTATCGCTATTGCTGTCGCCTATCCGCATAAACTGCCGTCTAAACCGCCTAAGACTCAGTACCGACGCGGGAAAATATCCCCAAATTCCTGGGGCACAGACTACCATCATGTTTTACAGGAGAAGTTAAATCAGCTGGCTGCAGGTATCGAGGCGCTCTGTGCAGATTTTCCTTTGGAACACAAAGCCATGGTGGATACAGGAGCTTTAGTTGATACAGCAGTCGCCAGACGAGCAGGAATCGGTTTTATCGGTAAAAATGGTTTGGTCATTTCGAAAGAATTCGGTTCCTATATGTATTTAGGAGAATTGATTACAAATTTAGATCTTGAACCCGACCAGCCGGTTGATTATGGCTGCGGTGACTGCAGACGCTGTCTGGATGCCTGCCCAACTTCCTGCTTGCTTGGCGATGGGACTATGAATGCTAGACGCTGCTTGTCTTTTCAGACACAGGACAAAGGCATGATGGATTTGGAATTTCGTAAAAAAATCAAGACGGTTATTTACGGCTGTGATATCTGCCAAATCTGCTGTCCCTATAATAAAGGGATTATGAATCCACCTGCCAGTGCTATTGACCCAGACTTGGCTATGCCTGAGCTGCAGCCTTTTCTGGATTTAAGCAACAAGTCTTTTAAAGAAAAATTCGGTCAGCTTGCTGCAGCCTGGCGGGGCAAGAATATTCTGCAGCGCAATGCGATTATCGCCTTAGCCAATATTCACGATAAAAGTGCTCTGGTTAAGCTGATGGAAATTATTGATAAAAACAATAATCCTATTCATACAGCAACAGCTATTTGGGCCATAGGAGAGATTGTCAGAGAACCAGATGCTGCACTGCTGGATTTTTTGCATCAGCTGAATCTTAAAGAAGCAGACAGTCAAAAAGAATTGGCTTTAGTATTTGCAAAATGGCAAAAGTAACATTTTTATGATAGACTAGTAAAATAGGTAGAGCTCCAGAATGATACGCATTTTTTGCGTTTCTTACCGGAAATTTACCTGTCTTTACAGAGCTATTATCGTTATAAAAATTGAACACGGGCTAAGAGCTGTGCAGTGAAATCATCCAGTGGAAGATTTCAGCCCGAACCTAGAATCGGGAGAGTGAGGGGCTGGAAATTTTTGTCGTTACTTAGTTACCGCCAGCCGTAAACGACTGAAAGCTTTGTCGCCTTAACAGTCGACTGCACCCTTCTAGTCGTTCTGGCAGAGGGGCGTCTGCGAAATCAAAGATTTCGGACTTACCGTCAGCCGTAAACGACTGAAAGCTTTGTCGCCTTAACAGTCGACCGCACCTTTCTAGTCGTTCTGACAGGGGGGCGCAGACGAAATCAGAGATTTCGGACTTACCGTCAGCCGTAAACGACTGAAAGCTTTGTCGCCTTAACAGTCGACCGCATCTTTCTAGTCGTTCTGGCAGAGGTGCGTCTGCGAAATCAAAGATTTCGGACTTACCGTCTTTTTGCTTTGCTCTTTAAACGGCCTTTGTATCTTATCGGAACTGAACACGGCCTAAGAGCTGTGCAAAAAAGATAGACTTCCCTTGAGTCTTTGGTGACTCAGCGGTCAGGCTCCTATTTTTGCTTTGCTCTTTTAATGGCCTTTGTATCTTATTTTAAAGGAGTGGTATTGTGGAATTAGCTGAAATTCGTCAAAAAATAGCAGAAAATCAAGAGAAGTTGACTGACTTCAGGAGGTCTCTTTGACTTAGAGCGATTGGAAGAAGAGATTGCCCTTCTTGAACATCAAATGACTGAACCGGATTTTTGGGAGGACAATAAAGCTGCTCAGAAAACATCGCAGGAACTCAGTGAGCTGAAATCAACCTATGAAACCTTTCAAAATATGGCCGAGCTGTGTGATGAAACAGAGCTCCTTCTGGAAATGCTTCCGGAGGATTCGTCTTTGCAAAAGGAATTAGAGGAAAAACTGGCTGAGCTGGCTAAAATCATGGCTAATTATGAGATGACTCTGCTTTTATCAGAGCCTTACGACCATAATAATGCTGTTTTAGAGATTCACCCGGGTTCAGGCGGGACTGAGGCCCAAGATTGGGGAGATATGCTTTTGCGTATGTATACCCGTTTTGGTAATGCTAATGGTTTCACGGTTGAGCTTTTAGATTATCAGGCTGGCGATGAGGCCGGCATTAAGTCAGCCACTTTAGCTTTTACTGGAGCTAATGCTTACGGACTTTTGAAGTCAGAAATGGGCGTGCACCGATTGGTGCGCATCTCTCCTTTTGATTCTGCAAAACGCCGTCATACTTCTTTTGCGTCAGTTGAAGTGATGCCTGAGCTCGATGATACTATCGAGGTAACCATCCGAGACGATGATATCAAGATGGATACTTTTCGTTCCGGCGGTGCCGGCGGTCAAAATGTTAATAAGGTTTCCACCGGTGTCCGTCTGACCCATATCCCGACAGGGCTTGTGGCGGCATCAACAGTTGACCGTACTCAGTACGGTAACCGTGAACGAGCGATGAAACTTCTTCAGGCTAAGCTTTATCAGCTGGAAGAAGAAAAAAAAGCACAGGAGATCGATGCCCTCAAAGGAGATAAAAAAGAGATTACCTGGGGCAGTCAGATTCGTTCTTATGTCTTTACGCCTTATACAATGGTCAAAGACCATCGAAGTGGATATGAAATCGCTCAGGTTGACCGAGTGATGGACGGTGAACTGACAGGCTTTATTGATGCTTATCTCAAGTGGCGAATGGCTGATTAGGTATTTATTTCTGGTCAATATGAGATGCTGGCTGGACTGGCAGTGCCTTGTGATAGCGGGCTTGCATGGACAGTCAGCAATATGAAAATGGATAAGTTTTAGTCAGGTCTTATACTTTTTGCGCAGAAGAGTTAAGATCATACTTCAAGACTTTTTCTGCGTTAAAAATTTAAAGAAAAGGAAAGAAAAACATGGCTTTAATTGAAATGAACGGTGTCAGCAAAAAGTACCACCGTTCAACCACTGCCCTGAGAGATATTACCATTTCGGTGGATCAGGGAGAATTTGTCTATCTTGTCGGTCCATCAGGAGCTGGGAAATCGACGTTTATCAGACTGCTTTACCGGGAGGAAGCGCATACTAAAGGAACGCTCAAGGTTGGCAAGTTTAATCTGGATAAAATAAAGAAAAGGGAAATTCCTATGCTGCGCCGCAGTATTGGAGTTGTTTTCCAAGATTATAAGCTGCTTCCGGCTAAAACGGTCTATGAAAATGTTGCTTATGCGATGCAGGTTATCGGTGCCAAAAAACGTGACATTCACAGACGCGTTACAGAGGTTCTTGATTTAGTCGGATTGAAACACAAGATGCGTTCTTTCCCCGATCAGCTGTCAGGCGGTGAGCAGCAGCGTGTCGCTATTGCCCGGGCAATTGTCAATAACCCTAAAGTACTGATTGCCGATGAACCGACAGGAAACCTTGACCCTGAAATTGCTTGGGAAATTATGCAGCTTCTGGAGCGGATTAATGTCCAAGGAACGACTGTCTTAATGGCAACTCATAACAGCCAAATTGTTAACTCACTTCGCCATCGCGTTGTCGCAATTGAAGATGGTCGTGTGGTACGTGATGAAGAGGAAGGAGAATACGGTTACGATGATTAGAAATTTTTTCCATCATTTGTGGGAATCTATGAAAAGTTTGAAGCGTAATTTTTGGATGACACTGGCTTCTGTCAGTTCAGTGACGATTACGCTGACCTTGCTGGGGATTTTCGGTGCAGTCCTGCTCAACACTGAACGTTTGGCAAGCGGGATTGAAAATAATATTCAAATCAATACTTACCTGCACGTTGATTCAACAGATAATTCTGAAACAACAACTGATCCTGCCGGCCAGCCAGTTGCTAATGAAAATTTCCATAAGGTCTACGACCAGATTGCGGCCTTGTCAGGGGTTAAGTCCATCACCTTTTCCAGCAAGGATGAGCAGCTGAAGCAGCTTCAGGACACATATGGCGATGACTGGTCGCTTTTTGATGGCGATTCTAACCCTCTGCAGGATGTCTATATTGTTGAAGCGGCTGATCCAGAGGATGTTAAAACCTTGGCAGACAGCATCAGTGGGATTGAAGGCGTAGAATCTGTTGATTATGGCGGTTCTGACTCGGATCAGCTTTTCAGATTTGCCAACCTCATTCGGACTTGGGGCCTTATCGGTACAGGTTTGCTCGTTTTTGTAGCTGTCTTTTTGATTTCAAATACAATTCGGATTACCATTATTTCAAGGCGCCGTGATATCGAAATTATGCGTCTGGTTGGTGCTAAAAATTCCTATATTCGCGGTCCTTTCTTTTTTGAAGGTGCTTGGGTAGGGTTTCTAGGTGCAATCATTCCTTCCCTGATTGTTTACATCCTTTATTTATATGTGTACAGAGCCTTTAGTCCAAGTTTGGAGCTGCAGAGCCTCTCGCTGTACGATCCCGGCTTTTTCATTCCGTCCTTAATTGGCGTTCTGTTTCTTATCGGTATTGTAATCGGTTCAATAGGTTCACTGCTCTCAATGCGCCGTTATTTGAAATTCTAAAATAAACATAAAAAACCTGCCCTTTAAAGGGCAGGTTTTTTAAGATAGCAAAAGCAATCAAAAGAGAAGCAAACTAGCAAGTTTGGCTTCAAACGAGTACAATTTTGACAAGTGCTAGGATAGCTAGTTGCTTTTAGCCGTTTTACTGTAAAAAAGGGTTGAAATTTTTTTCATGAGCAATGGTGGTATTCATTCCATGGCCGGGATAGACTTTATAGTGATTGGGCAGAGTGAAAAGTTTCTGCTTAATACTGGAGATCAGCAACTCCAAATCACCGGTCGGCAAATCGGTCCGTCCGATAGTTTCCTTAAAGAGTGCGTCTCCTGTCAGAACCAGTTCATCGTCAGGGAAAATAAAGGAGACCCCTCCGGCAGAATGGCCCGGCGTTTCAACAACGGTAAAGTGAAAACCGGCAATATGATAGGGAATTTGATAAGTAAAATAATGCTCTGCAGGCCGCGCAGTGATATCTGCCATATCTTGATGCCGTTCAAGACCTGAAAGATTGTCTTTAGGGGAGTCCAGCCAGTCGGCCTCTTTTTCTGAAACATAAACCGGCGGGCTGCCGAAAGCATCACGCACAAGGTCCAGACTCATAATATGATCATAATGCGTATGGGTTAAAAGGATAGCAGCAAGGGGCTTTTTTAAGGTCTTGATTCGCTCAATAATCGCACTGCCCTTGCTTCCGGGATCAACTAGGATAAGGGCCTGCTCATTGCAGAGAATATAGGTGTTTTCACGAGCAACCGGATTTAGTAATTTATAAACTTCCATATCTTTTAGTCTAACAAAAAATCCTTGATTTTAAAATAAAAAGCAGGGTCTTTTGCTCTTTTTTAGAGGGAGCTGTTTTTGAAGTCTTATGCCTGCCAATTCTCTTTATTTGAAGAGACAGCTCACTGGAAATTATCTGAATTGATATTATTTTCAGAAAACTTACTAGAAATCAGCCTTGAATTATGGTACACTGGAAGAAAAATAAAAATGAGGTAAATGAAATGACAAGACCAATGAATTTTGTGATGATTTCTCCCCATTTTCCTGCTAATTTCGAGACATTTGCTCATCGGCTGCATGAAAGTGGTTTTCATACACTTGGTATTGCAGATGCTGCTTATGATGAGTTAAGCACCGGTCTCCGGGAAAACCTGACAGAATACTATCGTGTAGATAATATGGAAGATTATGATCAGGTTTATCGTGCAGTAGCATATTTTGCTCATAAATACGGCCGGATTGATCGCATAGAATCACACAATGAATATTGGCTGGAATTGGACGCTGCTTTACGGACGGATTTCAATGTTTTTGGCTATAAAAATCAAGATATGCTGGCCATTAAAACTAAGGCACAGATGAAAGAGATTTTCCGCCAGCATGGGCTGAAGGTTGCCAGAGGCCGAGTATTCCATACAGATGACGAGGCGCGTGCCCTCGCTGCTGAACTGGGTTTTCCTGTTATTATTAAACCCAATTCCGGTGTCGGTGCTTCGGATACCTATAAACTGAGATCTCCCGAAGCCTTAGAAGACTTTTTTACTTATAAAAATGCCGATGTCGAGTATATCATGGAAGAATTCGTTGAAGGCGATATTATAACCTTTGACGGCTTAACAGACCATGATGGCAATATTGTCTTTTATTCCAGTTTGGAATACTCTGAGGCAGTACTGGCAACCGTGGAAAAAGATCATGACATGTTTTACTATGTACCGCGGGTTATTGCTGATGATTTGATTCAAGCCGGTCAAATCTGCGTCGACGCTTTCAAGGTCAAGGAACGTTTCTTCCATTTTGAATTTTTCCGTCTTAAGGAGACCAAGGAGCTGATTGCTCTTGAAGTTAACTGCCGGCCGCCTGGCGGACTGACAATTGATATGTGGAATTATGCTAATGACTTTGATATCTTTAGAGAATATGCCAATATCGTACGGGATAATATTTTTGAAGCTGAAATTACACGTCCTTACAATGTTGTTTATATCTCCCGTAAGGCTAATCAGAATTATGCTCACAGTGTCAATACTGTTGTTGATAAATTCAGGCCTAATATTATCAGCGTAGAGGCAGTACCGGGCATTTTTTCTAAAATTATGGGAGAAGTAGGGATTTTAGCCCGAACCGATCAGATGGAAGAAATGCGCGATATTGTTCAATTTGCACATGCTAAGCAATAAGACTAGCTTAGATGAAAAGCAGCTAGTTAAAACCTCAGACAGGTATAAGTCAACTCCCTTTGTCATAGCCTCCTGCAGTCAGTTTATGTCAGCTTCTCTCAGATTTTAACAATCTGTTAAATGAGACAGTCAAAGCTAGGAAAATTTAAAATAAAAAACAGCAAAATACAGTAGGGCTGGCTGCATTTTGTCTATGGGCTGAAGCGGCGTGCTAGGGGGTTATATCTAAGTCGCTTGAGATAACATTAAGGAGAGAAGAAAAAATTATGCATTTTGAAAGAAGAAGTCACTGGTCCGGGGAACTTGGAAGGGAAATGTATTTTAATATCTATGGTCATGCCGGAAAACCGATAGTTGTTTTTCCTTCATCAGGGGGGAGTCAAAATGAATACGGTGATTTTGGTATGATCGAAGCCTGCCAGCACTTCATTGAACGCGGTCTTATTCAATTCTATACTCCGGAATCGTACGATAGCGAATCCTGGTTGAATTTAGGAAAATCCGGTCACGACATGGCTTTGGCCCATGAA
It includes:
- a CDS encoding HAD family hydrolase; translation: MIRAVIFDMDGVLFDTESFYFKRRKKFLSEKGISIDHLEARDFVGGRLDQIWGRILGDLSSDYDTKDLERQYILYKEEHRAPYEQLIFPDTKQVIEKLKQSGIRLALASNSEYGDIFFALDSVGLKNSFDPVLSGSDFTESKPNPAIYNKACDLLGFDKKEIVVVEDSLKGIAAGKAAGLRVFAIRDHLFDLDQSQADFLVDGLSQVQKHIAEENEGG
- a CDS encoding ATP-grasp domain-containing protein — its product is MTRPMNFVMISPHFPANFETFAHRLHESGFHTLGIADAAYDELSTGLRENLTEYYRVDNMEDYDQVYRAVAYFAHKYGRIDRIESHNEYWLELDAALRTDFNVFGYKNQDMLAIKTKAQMKEIFRQHGLKVARGRVFHTDDEARALAAELGFPVIIKPNSGVGASDTYKLRSPEALEDFFTYKNADVEYIMEEFVEGDIITFDGLTDHDGNIVFYSSLEYSEAVLATVEKDHDMFYYVPRVIADDLIQAGQICVDAFKVKERFFHFEFFRLKETKELIALEVNCRPPGGLTIDMWNYANDFDIFREYANIVRDNIFEAEITRPYNVVYISRKANQNYAHSVNTVVDKFRPNIISVEAVPGIFSKIMGEVGILARTDQMEEMRDIVQFAHAKQ
- the ftsE gene encoding cell division ATP-binding protein FtsE, with translation MALIEMNGVSKKYHRSTTALRDITISVDQGEFVYLVGPSGAGKSTFIRLLYREEAHTKGTLKVGKFNLDKIKKREIPMLRRSIGVVFQDYKLLPAKTVYENVAYAMQVIGAKKRDIHRRVTEVLDLVGLKHKMRSFPDQLSGGEQQRVAIARAIVNNPKVLIADEPTGNLDPEIAWEIMQLLERINVQGTTVLMATHNSQIVNSLRHRVVAIEDGRVVRDEEEGEYGYDD
- the ftsX gene encoding permease-like cell division protein FtsX produces the protein MIRNFFHHLWESMKSLKRNFWMTLASVSSVTITLTLLGIFGAVLLNTERLASGIENNIQINTYLHVDSTDNSETTTDPAGQPVANENFHKVYDQIAALSGVKSITFSSKDEQLKQLQDTYGDDWSLFDGDSNPLQDVYIVEAADPEDVKTLADSISGIEGVESVDYGGSDSDQLFRFANLIRTWGLIGTGLLVFVAVFLISNTIRITIISRRRDIEIMRLVGAKNSYIRGPFFFEGAWVGFLGAIIPSLIVYILYLYVYRAFSPSLELQSLSLYDPGFFIPSLIGVLFLIGIVIGSIGSLLSMRRYLKF
- the prfB gene encoding peptide chain release factor 2 (programmed frameshift), giving the protein MELAEIRQKIAENQEKLTDFRRSLDLERLEEEIALLEHQMTEPDFWEDNKAAQKTSQELSELKSTYETFQNMAELCDETELLLEMLPEDSSLQKELEEKLAELAKIMANYEMTLLLSEPYDHNNAVLEIHPGSGGTEAQDWGDMLLRMYTRFGNANGFTVELLDYQAGDEAGIKSATLAFTGANAYGLLKSEMGVHRLVRISPFDSAKRRHTSFASVEVMPELDDTIEVTIRDDDIKMDTFRSGGAGGQNVNKVSTGVRLTHIPTGLVAASTVDRTQYGNRERAMKLLQAKLYQLEEEKKAQEIDALKGDKKEITWGSQIRSYVFTPYTMVKDHRSGYEIAQVDRVMDGELTGFIDAYLKWRMAD
- a CDS encoding MBL fold metallo-hydrolase, translating into MEVYKLLNPVARENTYILCNEQALILVDPGSKGSAIIERIKTLKKPLAAILLTHTHYDHIMSLDLVRDAFGSPPVYVSEKEADWLDSPKDNLSGLERHQDMADITARPAEHYFTYQIPYHIAGFHFTVVETPGHSAGGVSFIFPDDELVLTGDALFKETIGRTDLPTGDLELLISSIKQKLFTLPNHYKVYPGHGMNTTIAHEKNFNPFLQ
- the queG gene encoding tRNA epoxyqueuosine(34) reductase QueG, whose amino-acid sequence is MDIKGEIKKLAADIGISKIGFAKADNFAYLEKSLRLAVEEKRNSGFEHKVIEDRLDPKRSLASAKTIIAIAVAYPHKLPSKPPKTQYRRGKISPNSWGTDYHHVLQEKLNQLAAGIEALCADFPLEHKAMVDTGALVDTAVARRAGIGFIGKNGLVISKEFGSYMYLGELITNLDLEPDQPVDYGCGDCRRCLDACPTSCLLGDGTMNARRCLSFQTQDKGMMDLEFRKKIKTVIYGCDICQICCPYNKGIMNPPASAIDPDLAMPELQPFLDLSNKSFKEKFGQLAAAWRGKNILQRNAIIALANIHDKSALVKLMEIIDKNNNPIHTATAIWAIGEIVREPDAALLDFLHQLNLKEADSQKELALVFAKWQK